A genomic window from Streptomyces sp. 846.5 includes:
- the rfbA gene encoding glucose-1-phosphate thymidylyltransferase RfbA, protein MRGILLAGGTGSRLWPLTRAVSKQLLPVFDKPMVYYPLSTLVMAGIDEILIITTPNDRDQFQRLLGDGSQWGLSLSYAIQEKPTGIAEAFVLGADFIGDDSVALVLGDNIFHGSGLGSRLAGHSGLVGGRIFAYPVADPTAYGVVEFDAAGKAVSIEEKPEKPKSRYAVPGLYFYDNRVVEIARTLKPSARGELEITAVNDAYLRAGELSVTVLDRGTAWLDTGTFVSMVQASEFVRVIEERQGLKIGCVEEAVWRRGLIDDAQLRALAEPLLKSGYGDYLVRLLEEESL, encoded by the coding sequence ATGCGTGGAATCCTCCTGGCGGGCGGAACAGGCTCGCGCCTGTGGCCGCTCACTCGTGCAGTGTCGAAACAACTCCTGCCCGTATTCGACAAGCCGATGGTCTACTACCCGCTCTCGACACTGGTCATGGCCGGGATCGACGAGATCCTGATCATCACCACCCCCAATGACCGCGACCAGTTCCAGCGTCTGCTCGGCGACGGCTCCCAGTGGGGACTCAGCCTCAGCTACGCGATACAGGAGAAGCCCACCGGGATCGCCGAGGCCTTCGTCCTCGGGGCGGACTTCATCGGGGACGACTCGGTCGCCCTGGTCCTGGGTGACAACATCTTCCACGGCAGCGGCCTCGGCAGCCGGCTGGCGGGCCACTCCGGTCTGGTCGGCGGCCGGATCTTCGCCTACCCCGTCGCCGACCCGACCGCCTACGGCGTGGTGGAGTTCGACGCGGCGGGCAAGGCGGTCTCCATCGAGGAGAAGCCCGAGAAGCCCAAGTCCCGTTACGCCGTGCCCGGCCTGTACTTCTACGACAACCGGGTGGTCGAGATCGCCCGCACGCTGAAGCCCAGCGCCCGCGGCGAGCTCGAGATCACCGCAGTCAACGACGCCTACCTGCGGGCGGGCGAACTGAGCGTCACCGTCCTGGACCGCGGTACCGCCTGGCTGGACACCGGGACCTTTGTCTCGATGGTGCAGGCATCCGAGTTTGTCCGGGTGATCGAGGAGCGCCAGGGACTGAAGATCGGCTGCGTCGAGGAGGCGGTCTGGCGCCGCGGCCTGATCGACGACGCCCAGCTCAGGGCACTGGCCGAACCCCTGTTGAAGAGCGGCTACGGCGACTACCTGGTGCGCCTGCTGGAAGAGGAGAGCCTCTAA
- the rfbB gene encoding dTDP-glucose 4,6-dehydratase, translating to MRILVTGGAGFIGSEFVRQLLGADAEARITVLDKLTYSGVEENLAPVAQHPGYTFVRGDICDAEAVDQVMPGHDAVVHFAAESHVDRSIAGAGPFVTTNVLGTQVLLDSARKHGVGRFVHVSTDEVYGSISEGSWTEEWPLQPNSPYSASKAASDLLALAYHRTHGMDVVVTRCSNNYGHYQFPEKVIPLFTTNLLDGKQVPLYGTGGNIRDWLHVSDHCRGIELALLKGRAGEVYNIGGGTEITNKELTGLLLEAAGVGWDMVVPVEDRKGHDLRYSLDITKIGDELGYAPQVRFEDGLAATIAWYRDNRAWWEPLKQKAALES from the coding sequence ATGAGAATTCTCGTAACCGGCGGCGCCGGATTCATCGGTTCCGAGTTCGTCCGCCAGCTGCTGGGCGCTGACGCCGAAGCTCGGATCACGGTGCTCGACAAACTGACCTACTCGGGCGTCGAGGAGAACCTCGCCCCGGTGGCTCAGCACCCCGGGTACACCTTCGTCCGCGGCGACATCTGCGACGCCGAGGCGGTGGACCAGGTCATGCCCGGCCACGACGCCGTGGTGCACTTCGCCGCCGAGTCGCATGTGGACCGCTCCATCGCCGGCGCGGGCCCGTTCGTGACCACCAACGTGCTCGGCACCCAGGTGCTCCTGGACTCGGCCCGCAAGCACGGGGTCGGCCGCTTCGTCCATGTCTCCACCGACGAGGTCTACGGGTCCATCAGCGAGGGCTCCTGGACCGAGGAGTGGCCGCTGCAGCCGAACTCCCCGTACTCGGCCTCCAAGGCCGCCTCGGACCTGCTCGCGCTTGCCTACCACCGGACCCACGGCATGGACGTGGTGGTGACCCGCTGCTCCAACAACTACGGGCACTACCAGTTCCCGGAGAAGGTCATCCCGCTGTTCACCACCAACCTGCTGGACGGCAAGCAGGTCCCGCTGTACGGGACCGGCGGCAACATCCGCGACTGGCTGCACGTCTCCGACCACTGCCGGGGCATCGAGCTCGCGCTGCTGAAGGGCCGGGCCGGCGAGGTCTACAACATCGGCGGCGGCACCGAGATCACCAACAAGGAGCTCACCGGGCTGCTGCTGGAGGCCGCGGGCGTCGGCTGGGACATGGTGGTGCCGGTCGAGGACCGCAAGGGCCACGACCTCCGCTACTCGCTGGACATCACCAAGATCGGGGACGAGCTCGGCTACGCGCCCCAGGTCCGCTTCGAGGACGGCCTCGCGGCCACCATCGCCTGGTACCGCGACAACCGCGCCTGGTGGGAGCCGCTGAAGCAGAAGGCGGCGCTGGAGTCGTGA
- the rfbD gene encoding dTDP-4-dehydrorhamnose reductase, whose product MSAPLRSRWLVTGAAGMLGRDLLAVLDAIPGIGTTAVTRAELDITDPEAVRAAVAGHDLVVNAAAWTDVDGAETEEPAATAVNGDGVRNLAAACAEQGAVLLHVSTDYVFDGRGTSPYPEDARTDPLNAYGRSKLVGEQAVRELLPAHGYVVRTAWLYGEHGGNFVATMLKLAGRMDTLTVVDDQRGQPTWSFELARQLAALGRAALDGTAPAGIYHGTASGETTWFGLARAAFELSGLDPERIRPTTSDAFVRPAPRPGYSVLGHDRWSAAGLKPLPEWRESLAEAIGREAFTSLVPTPTAPTTQPRSRP is encoded by the coding sequence GTGAGCGCCCCCCTGCGCAGCCGCTGGCTGGTGACCGGTGCGGCCGGGATGCTCGGCCGCGACCTGCTGGCCGTGCTCGACGCGATCCCCGGCATCGGCACCACCGCCGTGACCCGGGCCGAACTGGACATCACCGATCCCGAGGCGGTTCGCGCCGCAGTAGCCGGGCACGACCTCGTGGTCAACGCCGCGGCGTGGACCGACGTGGACGGCGCCGAGACCGAGGAGCCCGCAGCCACCGCGGTCAACGGTGACGGGGTCCGCAATCTGGCGGCGGCCTGCGCCGAGCAGGGCGCCGTCCTGCTGCACGTCTCCACCGACTACGTCTTCGACGGCCGGGGCACCTCGCCCTACCCCGAGGACGCCCGCACCGACCCGCTGAACGCCTACGGCCGCAGCAAGCTGGTCGGCGAGCAGGCGGTACGGGAGCTGCTCCCGGCACACGGCTACGTGGTGCGGACGGCCTGGCTCTACGGGGAGCACGGCGGCAACTTCGTGGCCACCATGCTCAAGCTGGCCGGCCGGATGGACACCCTGACCGTGGTCGACGACCAGCGCGGCCAGCCCACCTGGTCCTTCGAGCTGGCGCGGCAGCTGGCCGCCCTCGGGCGCGCGGCCCTGGACGGGACCGCCCCGGCCGGGATCTACCACGGCACCGCCTCGGGGGAGACCACCTGGTTCGGGCTGGCCCGTGCCGCCTTCGAGCTGTCCGGCCTGGACCCGGAGCGGATCAGGCCGACCACCTCGGACGCCTTCGTCCGGCCGGCCCCGCGTCCCGGCTACAGCGTGCTCGGGCACGACCGCTGGTCCGCGGCCGGCCTGAAGCCGCTGCCGGAGTGGCGGGAGAGCCTCGCCGAGGCCATCGGCAGGGAAGCCTTCACCAGCCTGGTCCCCACTCCGACCGCCCCGACCACGCAACCGCGCAGCCGGCCGTGA
- a CDS encoding DUF2304 domain-containing protein, which produces MQLSVLTSITGVVVLACILELLRRQQLREKYAAIWLGIGVLIAPLGFFPTVLNGVAHKIGVANGASLVLFAGFILVLLVCLHLSWEASRLEAETRILSEEVALIRSKVGEHTVTLEALTADRRRPAARNEPVREDQEVQA; this is translated from the coding sequence GTGCAACTCTCTGTGCTCACCTCCATCACCGGCGTGGTGGTGCTGGCGTGCATCCTGGAGCTGCTGCGCCGCCAGCAGCTCCGGGAGAAGTACGCGGCCATCTGGCTGGGGATCGGCGTGCTGATCGCGCCGCTCGGCTTCTTCCCGACCGTGCTGAACGGTGTGGCTCACAAGATCGGCGTGGCCAACGGCGCCAGCCTGGTGCTGTTCGCCGGCTTCATCCTGGTGCTGCTGGTCTGCCTGCACCTGAGCTGGGAGGCGAGCCGCCTGGAGGCGGAGACCCGGATCCTGTCCGAGGAGGTCGCCCTGATCCGCAGCAAGGTCGGCGAGCACACCGTGACGCTGGAGGCGCTGACGGCCGACCGCAGGCGCCCCGCCGCACGGAACGAGCCGGTCAGGGAAGACCAGGAGGTCCAGGCATGA
- a CDS encoding glycosyltransferase family 2 protein, which produces MNPEQRILVVLPAWNESEGLPSVLKEIQTKLPFADSLVVDDGSSDDTARVAAEGGAAVVRLPYNLGVGGAMRLGYRYAYEHDYDIAIQIDADGQHDPAFVPDLLQALDTVDLVIGARFAGVGDYTVRGPRKLAMRLLSVVLSRIARTELTDTTSGYRACNRQLIEFFAHWYPVEYLGDTVESMVGALRCGFTVRQVPVAMRERTTGTPSASPVKAMVYLGRAGFVLMLAMIRRMPERDISGRSALRPTAGGAK; this is translated from the coding sequence ATGAACCCGGAGCAGCGAATCCTGGTCGTCCTGCCGGCCTGGAACGAGTCCGAGGGCCTGCCGTCGGTGCTGAAGGAGATCCAGACCAAGCTCCCCTTCGCCGACTCCCTGGTGGTCGACGACGGCTCGTCCGACGACACCGCCCGGGTGGCCGCAGAGGGGGGCGCCGCCGTGGTGCGGCTGCCGTACAACCTCGGCGTGGGCGGCGCCATGCGGCTGGGGTACCGGTACGCGTACGAGCACGACTACGACATCGCGATACAGATCGACGCCGACGGCCAGCACGACCCGGCGTTCGTCCCCGACCTGCTGCAGGCGCTGGACACGGTGGACCTGGTGATCGGGGCGCGGTTCGCCGGGGTGGGCGACTACACCGTCCGCGGGCCACGGAAACTGGCCATGCGGCTGCTCTCGGTGGTCCTGTCGCGGATAGCGCGCACCGAGCTCACCGACACCACCTCCGGCTACCGCGCCTGCAACCGGCAGCTGATCGAGTTCTTCGCACACTGGTACCCGGTGGAGTACCTGGGCGACACGGTCGAGAGCATGGTCGGCGCCCTGCGCTGCGGATTCACCGTGCGCCAGGTGCCCGTGGCGATGCGCGAGCGGACCACCGGCACCCCCAGCGCCTCCCCGGTCAAGGCCATGGTCTACCTCGGCCGGGCCGGGTTCGTGCTGATGCTGGCCATGATCCGGCGGATGCCCGAGCGCGACATCTCCGGGCGCTCCGCCCTGCGGCCGACCGCCGGGGGCGCCAAGTGA
- a CDS encoding glycosyltransferase, with protein MTAGEVTADQVTVPQFDIMLPYYGDVGLMQDAVRSVLALDGDDWRLTVVDDGTDPEVPDWFEKLDDSRVRYFRNERNLGVTGNFNRCLELTTFDHVVLMGSDDLMHPNYLRVVREALRSAPGAAMVQPGVLVIDGAGRPVDTLADSVKRRLYAPKEQGPGELGGEELAVSLLRGNWLYFPSICWRTDAVRERGFREDLKVIQDLALVMELVVAGERLAVAEEVCFSYRRHALSESSAQAFTGDRFTEAQRFFLETAQRMDGVGWKRAALTARRHRSTRLHALTMAPAAIGRGQVRAAGTLVRFAVGPAGSPSRQ; from the coding sequence GTGACAGCCGGCGAAGTGACGGCCGACCAGGTGACGGTCCCGCAGTTCGACATCATGCTGCCCTACTACGGCGACGTCGGACTGATGCAGGACGCCGTGCGCAGCGTCCTCGCGCTGGACGGCGACGACTGGCGGCTCACCGTGGTGGACGACGGCACCGACCCCGAGGTGCCGGACTGGTTCGAGAAGCTGGACGACTCCCGGGTCCGCTACTTCCGCAACGAGCGCAACCTCGGGGTCACCGGCAACTTCAACCGCTGCCTCGAACTCACGACGTTCGACCATGTGGTGCTGATGGGCTCCGACGACCTGATGCACCCCAACTACCTGCGGGTCGTCCGCGAGGCGCTGCGGTCCGCCCCCGGGGCGGCGATGGTCCAGCCCGGCGTGCTGGTGATCGACGGCGCCGGAAGACCGGTGGACACCCTCGCCGACTCGGTGAAGCGGCGGCTCTACGCGCCCAAGGAGCAGGGGCCCGGTGAGCTCGGCGGCGAGGAGCTCGCGGTGAGCCTGCTGCGCGGGAACTGGCTCTACTTCCCCTCGATCTGCTGGCGCACCGACGCGGTACGGGAGCGCGGCTTCCGCGAGGACCTGAAGGTCATCCAGGACCTGGCGCTGGTGATGGAGCTCGTCGTCGCGGGGGAGCGGCTGGCCGTCGCCGAGGAGGTCTGCTTCAGCTACCGCCGCCATGCGCTGAGCGAGTCCTCGGCCCAGGCGTTCACCGGGGACCGCTTCACCGAGGCGCAGCGCTTCTTCCTGGAGACGGCTCAGCGGATGGACGGCGTCGGCTGGAAGCGTGCCGCGCTGACCGCCCGGCGCCACCGCTCGACCCGGCTGCACGCCCTGACCATGGCTCCGGCGGCGATCGGCCGGGGTCAGGTGCGGGCGGCGGGCACCCTGGTCCGGTTCGCCGTGGGCCCGGCGGGTTCGCCGAGCCGACAGTAA
- a CDS encoding phospholipid carrier-dependent glycosyltransferase yields the protein MDGVDSAVGGAGSATPAVADREDRAEHGSERGSAVVGRAQRLITRPWFVPAALALAYVVQVAFRLVLVASMTYPSVHPDEDAYLVLARILAGGTNTAMPAGEVLPGGYPLLITPALWLGHSAETAYRLVLVTNALLNALVLPAAYMFLRRLELGRKLAFLAAFGVALINPVVFYSQFAMTDVIFPILVLCWLFCMHAWLSAAGSTRARVWYGAGSGLAASYAMATHDRGGVMVAITAAVLLLVVVRRWVPWAAVGSMAVGLVIGIGLDKFLVDHFLARTHSIPSAVGTAVFKGLFDPSLLGRNISRTLGQFWYFCTSTWGLGALAIVLCVAVLFGRGSSRPNRVVAGVMLATLVGVALASASGLPDDNRIDTWIYARYLTLLAPAMFAVGLAGVVRLNRTALIRAAAAALALVAVLTVFVVVRISPDFTRTNELFVSWGMPDALALGGDANNLHLLRTTVVSVLLLALVVVPVVLFRRRALMPVLLCVALLAAVETVVVTEQITKPWVAERQHPAVGFMADAGITAHDNVVLNPQTDWTVEKVLPYEVFRGSVWIQDPLKHLPKAANVAVVEAPDKSQPLTASWPHAPEGWYPVRALTSHGATGTPDVVVWRKR from the coding sequence ATGGATGGCGTCGACAGTGCGGTCGGCGGTGCCGGGTCGGCGACGCCCGCCGTCGCCGATCGCGAGGACCGGGCGGAGCACGGATCCGAGCGCGGCAGCGCGGTGGTGGGCCGGGCACAGCGGCTGATCACCCGGCCGTGGTTCGTCCCGGCGGCGCTGGCGCTGGCCTATGTCGTGCAGGTCGCCTTCCGGCTGGTGCTGGTGGCGTCGATGACGTACCCCAGCGTGCACCCGGACGAGGACGCCTATCTGGTGCTCGCCCGGATCCTGGCCGGCGGCACCAACACCGCGATGCCGGCCGGCGAGGTGCTGCCGGGCGGCTATCCGCTGCTGATCACGCCCGCGCTCTGGCTCGGGCACAGCGCGGAGACCGCGTACCGGCTGGTGCTGGTGACCAACGCGCTGCTGAACGCGCTGGTCCTGCCCGCCGCCTACATGTTCCTGCGGCGCCTGGAACTGGGCCGGAAGCTCGCCTTCCTGGCGGCGTTCGGGGTCGCCCTGATCAACCCGGTGGTCTTCTACTCGCAGTTCGCGATGACCGACGTCATCTTCCCGATCCTGGTGCTCTGCTGGCTGTTCTGCATGCACGCCTGGCTCAGCGCTGCGGGCAGCACCCGGGCCCGGGTCTGGTACGGCGCCGGCTCCGGGCTGGCCGCCTCCTACGCGATGGCCACCCATGACCGCGGCGGCGTGATGGTCGCCATCACCGCCGCGGTGCTGCTGCTCGTCGTCGTCCGGCGCTGGGTGCCCTGGGCCGCGGTCGGCTCCATGGCGGTGGGTCTGGTGATCGGGATCGGGCTGGACAAGTTCCTGGTCGACCACTTCCTGGCGCGGACCCACAGCATCCCCAGCGCGGTCGGCACCGCCGTCTTCAAGGGCCTGTTCGACCCCTCCCTGCTGGGTCGCAACATCAGCCGGACGCTCGGCCAGTTCTGGTACTTCTGCACCTCCACCTGGGGCCTGGGCGCGCTGGCGATCGTGCTCTGCGTGGCGGTGCTGTTCGGGCGCGGGAGCAGCCGGCCGAACCGGGTGGTCGCCGGGGTGATGCTGGCGACCCTGGTCGGCGTCGCGCTGGCCTCCGCGTCCGGGCTGCCGGACGACAACCGGATCGACACCTGGATCTACGCCCGCTATCTCACCCTGCTGGCGCCGGCGATGTTCGCCGTCGGCCTCGCCGGAGTGGTCCGGCTGAACCGGACCGCGCTGATCCGCGCCGCCGCCGCGGCGCTGGCCCTGGTCGCGGTGCTGACGGTGTTCGTGGTGGTGCGCATCAGCCCCGACTTCACCAGGACCAACGAACTCTTCGTCTCCTGGGGCATGCCGGACGCGCTGGCGCTGGGCGGGGACGCGAACAACCTGCACCTGCTGCGCACCACGGTGGTCTCGGTGCTGCTGCTGGCCCTGGTCGTGGTGCCGGTGGTGCTGTTCCGGCGCAGGGCCCTGATGCCGGTCCTGCTCTGCGTGGCGCTGCTCGCCGCGGTGGAGACCGTCGTGGTCACCGAGCAGATCACCAAGCCCTGGGTGGCCGAGCGCCAGCACCCGGCGGTGGGATTCATGGCGGACGCCGGGATCACCGCGCACGACAACGTGGTGCTGAACCCGCAGACGGACTGGACCGTGGAGAAGGTGCTGCCGTACGAGGTGTTCCGCGGCAGCGTCTGGATCCAGGACCCGCTGAAGCACCTGCCCAAGGCCGCGAACGTCGCCGTGGTCGAGGCGCCGGACAAGAGCCAGCCGCTGACCGCGAGTTGGCCGCACGCTCCGGAGGGCTGGTACCCCGTCAGGGCGCTCACGAGTCACGGCGCCACCGGGACTCCCGACGTCGTGGTGTGGCGCAAGAGGTAG
- the rpsJ gene encoding 30S ribosomal protein S10, translating into MAGQKIRIRLKAYDHEVIDSSAKKIVETVTRTGAQVAGPVPLPTEKNVYCVIRSPHKYKDSREHFEMRTHKRLIDILDPTPKTVDSLMRLDLPAGVDIEIKL; encoded by the coding sequence ATGGCGGGACAGAAGATCCGCATCCGGCTGAAGGCCTACGACCACGAGGTCATCGACTCCTCGGCGAAGAAGATCGTCGAGACGGTGACGCGTACTGGTGCGCAGGTCGCAGGCCCGGTGCCGCTGCCCACTGAGAAGAACGTGTACTGCGTCATCCGCTCGCCGCACAAGTACAAGGACTCGCGCGAGCACTTCGAGATGCGCACGCACAAGCGTCTGATCGACATCCTCGACCCGACCCCCAAGACCGTTGACTCTCTGATGCGACTCGACCTCCCGGCCGGTGTCGACATCGAGATCAAGCTCTGA
- the rplC gene encoding 50S ribosomal protein L3 has protein sequence MAKQIKGILGEKLGMTQVWDENNRIVPVTVVKAGPNVVTQVHTADGTGYDAVQFGFGEIDPRKVNKPLAGHFAKAGVTPRRHLVELRTSDAGEYTLGQEITAEVFEAGIKVDVTGTSKGKGFAGVMKRHNFHGLGAGHGVQRKHRSPGSIGGCATPGRVFKGMKMAGRMGHERVTTQNLTVHAVDAEKGLLLIKGAVPGPNGGLILVRTAAKGA, from the coding sequence ATGGCTAAGCAGATTAAGGGCATCCTGGGCGAGAAGCTCGGCATGACGCAGGTCTGGGACGAGAACAACCGGATCGTTCCGGTGACCGTCGTCAAGGCCGGCCCCAATGTCGTCACCCAGGTCCACACCGCCGACGGCACCGGCTACGACGCCGTGCAGTTCGGCTTCGGCGAGATCGACCCGCGCAAGGTGAACAAGCCCCTCGCGGGTCACTTCGCCAAGGCCGGCGTCACCCCCCGTCGCCACCTCGTCGAGCTGCGCACCAGCGACGCCGGCGAGTACACCCTGGGCCAGGAGATCACCGCTGAGGTGTTTGAGGCCGGTATCAAGGTCGACGTGACCGGTACCAGCAAGGGCAAGGGCTTCGCGGGTGTCATGAAGCGCCACAACTTCCACGGTCTGGGCGCCGGCCACGGCGTGCAGCGCAAGCACCGGTCGCCCGGCTCGATCGGTGGCTGCGCCACCCCGGGTCGCGTGTTCAAGGGCATGAAGATGGCCGGTCGCATGGGCCACGAGCGTGTGACCACCCAGAACCTGACCGTCCACGCCGTTGACGCGGAGAAGGGTCTGCTGCTCATCAAGGGCGCGGTCCCCGGTCCGAACGGCGGCCTCATCCTGGTCCGCACTGCGGCAAAGGGGGCCTGA
- the rplD gene encoding 50S ribosomal protein L4, translating to MSTINVLSPAGETVGTVELPAEIFDAKVSIPLIHQVVVAQLAAARQGTHKTKTRAEVRGGGRKPYRQKGTGRARQGSTRAPQFVGGGVVHGPQPRDYSQRTPKKMKAAALRGALTDRARNSRIHVITGVTAGDAPSTKTARTLIGKISERKNVLLVVERDDELAIKSARNLPEVHILDAGQLNTYDVLVSDDVVFTQAAFERFVAGPAASAKAVASSSELEGSDA from the coding sequence ATGAGCACCATCAATGTTCTCTCCCCCGCGGGTGAGACTGTCGGCACCGTCGAGCTGCCGGCCGAGATCTTCGACGCGAAGGTCAGCATTCCGCTGATCCACCAGGTCGTCGTCGCCCAGCTGGCCGCGGCCCGCCAGGGCACGCACAAGACCAAGACCCGCGCCGAGGTCCGCGGTGGCGGGCGCAAGCCCTACCGCCAGAAGGGCACCGGCCGCGCCCGTCAGGGTTCGACCCGCGCTCCGCAGTTCGTCGGCGGTGGCGTCGTGCACGGCCCCCAGCCGCGCGACTACTCGCAGCGGACGCCCAAGAAGATGAAGGCCGCCGCGCTCCGTGGCGCCCTGACCGACCGGGCCCGCAATTCCCGCATCCACGTCATCACCGGCGTGACCGCGGGCGATGCGCCGTCCACCAAGACTGCCCGCACCCTGATCGGCAAGATCAGCGAGCGCAAGAACGTCCTCCTCGTCGTCGAGCGCGACGACGAGCTGGCGATCAAGAGCGCCCGCAACCTGCCCGAGGTGCACATCCTGGACGCCGGTCAGCTGAACACCTACGACGTGCTCGTCTCCGACGATGTGGTCTTCACCCAGGCCGCCTTCGAGCGCTTTGTGGCCGGCCCTGCCGCGTCCGCGAAGGCCGTTGCCTCTTCGAGCGAGCTCGAAGGGAGCGACGCCTGA
- the rplW gene encoding 50S ribosomal protein L23, translating into MSDATITSKTFTDPRDVLLKPVISEKSYALLDEGKYTFIVAPGSNKTQIKQAVEAVFAVKVANVNTINRVGKRKRSRTGFGKRKDTKRAIVTLAEGSKPIDIFGAPTSA; encoded by the coding sequence ATGAGCGACGCGACGATCACCAGCAAGACGTTCACGGACCCCCGTGACGTGCTGCTCAAGCCGGTCATCTCGGAGAAGAGCTACGCGCTCCTCGACGAGGGCAAGTACACGTTCATCGTGGCGCCGGGCTCGAACAAGACCCAGATCAAGCAGGCCGTCGAGGCGGTCTTCGCGGTCAAGGTCGCCAACGTCAACACGATCAACCGGGTGGGCAAGCGCAAGCGTTCGCGCACCGGGTTCGGCAAGCGCAAGGACACCAAGCGCGCCATCGTGACGCTGGCAGAGGGCAGCAAGCCCATCGACATCTTCGGGGCTCCGACCTCCGCCTGA
- the rplB gene encoding 50S ribosomal protein L2: MGIRKYKPTTPGRRGSSVADFVEITRSEPEKSLVRPLHSKGGRNNTGRVTVRHQGGGHKRAYRVIDFRRHDKDGVPAKVAHIEYDPNRTARIALLHYADGEKRYIIAPAKLGQGDRVENGPQADIKPGNNLPLRNIPVGTVIHAIELRPGGGAKIARSAGSSVQLLAKEGVYAHLRMPSGEVRLVDARCRATIGEVGNAEQSNINWGKAGRMRWKGVRPTVRGVAMNPIDHPHGGGEGKTSGGRHPVSPWGQKEGRTRSPKKASNKYIVRRRKTNKKR; encoded by the coding sequence ATGGGCATCCGCAAGTACAAGCCGACAACGCCGGGCCGTCGTGGCTCCAGCGTTGCCGACTTCGTCGAGATCACGCGGTCCGAGCCGGAAAAGTCGCTGGTCCGCCCGCTGCACAGCAAGGGCGGTCGTAACAACACCGGTCGCGTCACCGTCCGCCACCAGGGTGGCGGTCACAAGCGCGCGTACCGCGTCATCGACTTCCGTCGTCACGACAAGGACGGCGTTCCGGCCAAGGTCGCTCACATCGAGTACGACCCCAACCGCACCGCGCGCATCGCGCTGCTGCACTACGCAGACGGCGAGAAGCGCTACATCATCGCCCCGGCCAAGCTGGGCCAGGGCGACCGGGTTGAGAACGGCCCCCAGGCCGACATCAAGCCCGGCAACAACCTGCCGCTGCGCAACATCCCGGTCGGTACGGTCATCCACGCCATCGAGCTCCGGCCCGGTGGCGGCGCGAAGATCGCCCGTTCCGCGGGTTCCTCCGTGCAGCTGCTCGCGAAGGAGGGCGTCTACGCCCACCTCCGCATGCCCTCGGGCGAGGTTCGCCTGGTCGACGCCCGCTGCCGCGCCACCATTGGCGAGGTCGGCAACGCCGAGCAGTCGAACATCAACTGGGGCAAGGCCGGCCGTATGCGCTGGAAGGGCGTTCGCCCGACCGTGCGTGGTGTCGCCATGAACCCGATCGACCACCCGCACGGTGGTGGTGAGGGCAAGACCTCCGGTGGTCGCCACCCGGTTTCGCCGTGGGGTCAGAAGGAGGGTCGTACTCGTTCGCCGAAGAAGGCGTCCAACAAGTACATCGTCCGCCGCCGCAAGACGAACAAGAAGCGCTAG